In Aminobacterium sp. MB27-C1, a single genomic region encodes these proteins:
- a CDS encoding folylpolyglutamate synthase/dihydrofolate synthase family protein has protein sequence MNERSRYIEIENQLEQISSPGIHPGLERISRLFECLGHPEKSFPAIHIVGTNGKGSTSAYIESILRESGMRTAMYTSPHLVHMGERLLINGHALSCEKWEEAAQKVISTVKENAQLALDPPTYFEIFTATAFLLIASFDVDIAVIEAGMGGRLDATNTLGNVLLTIITPISKDHMEYLGDTLEAIAMEKFAVIRKGVPALFAGGSHTLCSLFKTECLKKETQGVIVPETYTVSTKNVSLQGATFTLTHNNGNVYADIHTPLIGTHQIANSAVALASMDILRNKMDKITEQSIRRGLAKTCWPGRMELIKHTPPIILDGAHNDDGITKLVESLKTLGINNDKEKLAIVYASMKDKEHDIALKKLSGLKPHLFCTEVPEMERSAKAEFLRKEALQYTWASTPKGISDPREAIYNACQDSSIVVCCGSLYLIGYIKSFILQEATFCNEL, from the coding sequence ATGAACGAACGATCACGTTACATTGAAATAGAAAATCAACTGGAACAAATTTCAAGCCCGGGTATTCACCCGGGCTTGGAGCGTATTTCGAGATTGTTTGAATGCTTGGGGCACCCAGAAAAAAGTTTTCCTGCTATACATATAGTAGGAACAAATGGGAAAGGATCCACTTCAGCATACATAGAATCTATTTTGCGGGAATCCGGTATGCGAACAGCGATGTATACCAGTCCGCATCTTGTTCATATGGGGGAGCGGCTCCTTATAAACGGTCATGCACTTTCATGTGAAAAATGGGAAGAAGCTGCCCAAAAAGTAATAAGCACTGTTAAAGAAAATGCCCAATTAGCTTTAGATCCTCCTACATATTTTGAAATTTTCACTGCAACAGCTTTTCTTTTAATCGCATCTTTTGATGTTGATATAGCCGTTATAGAAGCTGGAATGGGGGGAAGACTCGATGCAACCAATACCCTTGGCAACGTCCTTCTGACAATAATAACCCCTATCTCAAAAGATCATATGGAATATTTAGGAGATACTCTTGAAGCTATAGCTATGGAAAAATTTGCTGTTATCCGTAAAGGCGTTCCAGCTCTTTTTGCAGGAGGATCACACACTCTCTGTAGTCTTTTCAAAACTGAATGCCTAAAAAAAGAAACTCAAGGAGTAATTGTTCCTGAAACATATACAGTCTCAACAAAAAATGTATCGCTTCAAGGAGCAACGTTTACGTTGACACATAACAACGGAAACGTTTACGCAGACATTCATACTCCATTAATTGGGACTCATCAAATAGCCAATAGTGCAGTAGCGCTTGCATCTATGGACATATTGAGAAACAAGATGGATAAGATAACGGAACAATCCATACGAAGGGGATTGGCTAAAACTTGTTGGCCTGGAAGAATGGAACTTATAAAACATACGCCGCCAATCATACTTGATGGAGCACACAATGATGACGGAATCACAAAACTCGTAGAAAGTTTAAAGACACTTGGCATAAATAATGACAAAGAAAAACTTGCTATAGTATATGCCTCTATGAAAGACAAGGAACATGATATCGCTTTAAAAAAATTAAGTGGACTCAAACCTCATCTTTTCTGCACTGAAGTCCCAGAGATGGAACGTTCCGCTAAAGCAGAATTCTTAAGAAAAGAGGCATTGCAGTATACTTGGGCTTCCACACCTAAAGGTATTTCAGACCCACGTGAAGCCATTTATAATGCTTGTCAAGATAGCTCCATCGTCGTTTGTTGCGGCAGCCTTTACCTTATCGGATATATAAAGTCTTTTATTCTTCAGGAAGCTACTTTTTGCAATGAGCTCTAA
- a CDS encoding polyphenol oxidase family protein translates to MSSKGFILQEKEGHYILEYLCPKENVFFSARLFMRGNGITKAMGDPALSREAVYSLLKENSDKKFIAPQQVHGINILTEEDSFCIPNRPAADGLFLTNSCYEGSLRFADCVPVILASPLPRPWVLLLHSGYKGTVQNIAGNGLDYVAQKMDLDLKRVYAWIGPGISKEFYYRSQNDDWTTLGQREISSNHWQKVDERVYFDLPGAIETQLREKKLLEANITMIPFCSYRDSKYCYSYRKNDKRERMFLLASLSEKECSCHFHHSLCDNIKEGL, encoded by the coding sequence ATGAGCTCTAAAGGATTTATTCTACAAGAAAAAGAAGGACATTATATCCTTGAATATCTATGCCCGAAAGAAAACGTATTTTTCTCTGCGCGTCTTTTTATGAGGGGAAATGGCATAACTAAAGCAATGGGAGATCCTGCGCTTTCTCGAGAAGCTGTTTATTCCCTTTTAAAAGAAAATAGCGATAAAAAATTTATAGCTCCCCAACAAGTACACGGAATCAATATCCTCACAGAGGAAGACTCTTTTTGCATTCCCAATAGACCTGCGGCCGATGGCCTGTTTTTAACAAATTCCTGTTACGAAGGAAGCCTTCGTTTTGCAGATTGTGTACCTGTCATACTTGCATCGCCGCTTCCTCGTCCGTGGGTGTTACTTCTTCATTCAGGGTATAAGGGAACCGTTCAAAACATCGCAGGAAACGGACTAGACTACGTTGCTCAAAAGATGGATCTTGACTTGAAACGTGTTTATGCATGGATAGGACCTGGAATAAGTAAAGAATTTTATTATCGTAGTCAAAATGATGATTGGACGACTTTAGGTCAGAGAGAAATTTCATCTAACCATTGGCAAAAGGTAGATGAGCGTGTATATTTTGATCTGCCTGGAGCCATAGAAACTCAGCTAAGAGAAAAGAAGCTCTTGGAAGCAAATATAACAATGATACCTTTCTGTTCATATAGAGACAGTAAATATTGTTATTCTTATCGAAAAAATGATAAGCGCGAGCGAATGTTTCTCTTGGCATCGTTGTCAGAAAAAGAATGTTCATGCCATTTTCACCATTCTTTATGTGACAATATAAAAGAAGGCTTATAG
- a CDS encoding Gfo/Idh/MocA family protein — MDLQRVGVIGVGHLGQHHARVYTELLGTQLVGVVDENEARAVAIGDNLGVPYYSDFDEFIEKARPDAISVVVPTCLHYEIAKKALENGIHVLIEKPVTTTVSEAEDLLNVAAKRDLVLQVGHIERFNSAVQYTSKIVHEPLFLQSRRLGPFSSRISDVGVVLDLMIHDIDIILSMVHSEIANISATGRCIRTNHEDIASAQISFTNGAMAHILVSRVSERRLRQLEIMEPERYLTINYETQDVSINRCVRHENGNLVEVIEHPVFPKSEPLKLELQHFVTCVREGKQPLVGIMDGKRALEVAVSVLKQIHQSTEQEELTIRG, encoded by the coding sequence ATGGACCTACAACGTGTAGGCGTAATTGGTGTGGGGCATCTGGGGCAACACCATGCTAGAGTATATACCGAGCTTCTCGGCACACAACTGGTGGGAGTTGTTGATGAGAATGAAGCCCGAGCTGTTGCTATAGGAGATAACCTTGGTGTTCCATATTATTCAGATTTCGACGAATTTATCGAAAAAGCACGACCAGACGCTATAAGTGTAGTGGTACCCACATGTCTTCATTATGAAATAGCGAAAAAAGCGTTAGAAAATGGTATTCATGTTCTTATTGAAAAACCAGTTACTACTACTGTCAGTGAAGCTGAAGACCTTCTTAATGTCGCAGCAAAAAGAGATTTAGTTCTTCAGGTTGGACACATAGAAAGATTTAACAGCGCCGTTCAATATACATCTAAAATTGTCCATGAACCTCTTTTTCTCCAATCGCGTCGTTTAGGTCCCTTTTCTTCGCGAATTAGTGATGTAGGCGTTGTACTTGATCTAATGATTCACGATATTGATATTATTTTGTCTATGGTTCATTCTGAAATTGCCAATATTTCAGCAACAGGACGTTGTATTCGTACGAACCATGAAGATATAGCCTCAGCTCAAATTTCTTTTACTAATGGAGCAATGGCACATATCTTAGTAAGTCGAGTTTCAGAACGCCGTCTTAGACAGCTTGAAATCATGGAACCGGAGCGATATTTAACGATTAACTATGAAACTCAAGATGTATCAATTAACAGATGCGTGCGACATGAAAACGGTAACCTCGTAGAAGTAATAGAGCATCCTGTATTTCCTAAGAGTGAGCCTCTTAAATTAGAACTTCAACATTTTGTAACCTGCGTAAGAGAAGGGAAACAGCCTCTGGTAGGAATAATGGACGGTAAAAGAGCTTTAGAAGTAGCTGTCTCCGTTCTCAAACAAATTCATCAAAGTACGGAACAAGAAGAATTGACTATACGTGGCTAG
- a CDS encoding flagellar biosynthesis protein FliR, with product MPTENINALMALGMFIGALLVARLVVKIGRGELPGGKLWIFYLRMLLGFLLAGAIMLGFYSFVGVK from the coding sequence ATGCCGACTGAAAATATAAATGCACTTATGGCTCTTGGAATGTTTATTGGGGCTCTCCTTGTCGCTAGGCTCGTTGTCAAAATAGGAAGAGGGGAACTTCCTGGCGGCAAACTATGGATCTTCTATCTCCGCATGCTCTTGGGTTTTCTGCTTGCAGGTGCGATAATGTTAGGTTTCTATTCTTTCGTGGGGGTGAAGTAG